The Methanolacinia petrolearia DSM 11571 genome has a segment encoding these proteins:
- a CDS encoding CHASE4 domain-containing protein — protein sequence MAAAGWSNRDDTYEFVQDGNEDFIRSSLGNQTFFSGKVNIMLFLNESGDVVYGHAFDPDDDTVTGIPEDFKKNLIDHGILYNDTSDFESSAGILVLNESVMLVSAYPIHTGTGEGPAKGVLIRGTYIDPEEMADETGSNAVSLTIGGTSGHTEGNGYSPVDEGIVFHIKEGSFPRNPGRIHAATTTDDLYGDPVVLESETERIMYTQGFTALVYIFFAIIVITIISAAFYLIVIRKSVFMQLERLGRDAGEIAENKDPGSRIDFKGNPEFMQLAESINKMLCSLEDATCGKMESEMKYGDLFDSSLDDIVLTDLEGMILDANPAFLNMSGIAEVLKENSDRSVCLFGVIEKECNPDAVEKMLDLWEKVNKPFKFETGILNLKTGSLPVEITSWPLSDEKGIIKGLWWLVRDISEKRAIEEIRSNAISRIEDNIEKMAILNDEIRNPLAIIVGLAEIKCGAASEEIIRQVEKIDQIINLLDRGWLSSKKVHEFLKKQYLQDKELKKSQK from the coding sequence ATTGCCGCAGCCGGTTGGTCGAACCGCGACGACACTTATGAATTCGTCCAGGATGGAAATGAAGATTTTATCCGCTCGTCGCTTGGAAATCAAACATTTTTTTCGGGAAAAGTAAATATAATGCTCTTCCTGAATGAAAGCGGAGACGTCGTTTACGGGCATGCCTTTGATCCGGACGACGATACTGTGACCGGGATTCCCGAAGACTTCAAAAAGAACCTGATCGACCACGGCATTCTCTACAACGACACATCAGACTTTGAATCATCGGCAGGCATTCTTGTTCTGAACGAATCCGTCATGCTCGTCTCAGCATATCCAATCCATACCGGCACCGGTGAAGGCCCGGCAAAGGGAGTCCTGATACGGGGCACATACATTGATCCGGAAGAAATGGCAGATGAAACAGGATCAAATGCCGTTTCGCTTACCATCGGAGGGACATCCGGTCACACTGAGGGTAACGGTTATTCTCCCGTGGATGAGGGAATTGTATTCCACATCAAAGAAGGGAGTTTTCCTAGGAATCCAGGCAGAATTCATGCCGCCACAACAACAGATGATCTTTACGGCGACCCTGTAGTGCTGGAAAGCGAGACGGAAAGGATCATGTATACACAGGGATTCACGGCCCTCGTCTATATTTTCTTTGCAATAATCGTTATCACAATCATCTCTGCTGCATTTTACCTGATTGTCATCCGCAAATCCGTTTTCATGCAGCTTGAAAGACTCGGCAGGGATGCCGGTGAAATTGCGGAGAACAAAGACCCCGGAAGTAGAATCGACTTTAAAGGCAACCCCGAATTCATGCAGCTCGCCGAATCCATCAATAAAATGCTGTGTTCGCTGGAGGATGCAACATGCGGGAAGATGGAGAGCGAAATGAAATACGGGGATCTCTTCGATTCGAGCCTTGACGATATAGTATTAACGGATCTCGAAGGCATGATCCTGGATGCAAATCCTGCATTTTTGAATATGAGCGGAATCGCCGAGGTCTTAAAAGAGAATTCGGATCGGTCTGTCTGCTTATTCGGTGTAATTGAAAAAGAATGCAATCCGGATGCCGTCGAAAAAATGCTGGATCTATGGGAAAAGGTAAATAAACCCTTTAAATTCGAGACAGGGATTCTGAATCTTAAAACGGGCAGTCTGCCTGTAGAAATAACATCCTGGCCGCTGAGTGATGAGAAAGGAATCATAAAGGGCCTGTGGTGGCTGGTCAGGGACATTAGTGAAAAGAGGGCAATCGAAGAGATCAGGAGCAATGCCATCTCCCGTATCGAGGACAATATCGAAAAGATGGCAATTCTCAATGACGAGATCAGAAATCCGCTTGCCATAATCGTGGGACTTGCAGAGATTAAGTGCGGGGCAGCATCGGAAGAGATCATCAGGCAGGTGGAAAAGATCGACCAGATAATCAATCTTTTAGACCGCGGATGGCTGAGTTCGAAGAAGGTCCACGAATTCCTGAAGAAGCAATATCTCCAGGACAAAGAGCTGAAAAAATCCCAAAAATAA